The following coding sequences lie in one Cryptococcus tetragattii IND107 chromosome 7, whole genome shotgun sequence genomic window:
- a CDS encoding JmjC domain-containing histone demethylation protein 1, whose amino-acid sequence MSEEIGQREAADSPQDTAVKTPPEPCPLCRETGPPQPPSITEEGKTNDDIDLVWIACNKCNEWYHSACLFLGGEKWRETIPKEIISTVQTNFGDEGAWTNWVEWIGKWYCAPCLARATSPSNPRPPRHPLVATMKRASIQLKDIDQAGKPLKRSATISALPLRSNIKRPRTSTKDQEAVSPDIEMKNEREQQGRSTVGTPGSDAPQGRPKRKTAQIDYRNLNNSIATPTHQWLELIADPEKYGRTILDANYPSLPGKLLTRAWLESQPLPGQPSSISPNQPPTRFWGPNREPLIVRPEDGGFSSLGGHLPPKDLTVQDVANLVGPDRMVDVIDVSSQHSSPWTLQKWAEYIQSSAGNTNTRNPKVYNIISLEISGTELAKKVKPPKIVREIDWVDNFWRFSGGAGGKDVKEKGRENHSREGSEMEKDGRHLPEGDTAEGDFGENLEDLKEKANAPYPKVQLYCLMGMKGAWTDWHVDFAASSVYYTIHSGAKVFFFIKPTEQNLKAYAEWSGSYEKQQDTWLGDMVDEVRKVELHAGDTMIIPTGYIHAVYTPMDSIVFGGNFLHSYNVDTQLQLRQIEIDTKVPQRFRFPMFDRLCWYVADKYCSDLRHLRAYRPRASTIPKPPHFRVLQCLSYLANFLVSQTEIFDDPEAEDKARKLVHDRIPGDIVKDPEGLARELKWRVERELAALGLLGGEASGVGAEEPKFNGDMNGSGKIKGKDVHRKKDRLSKVFDRKAASRTWDFHPPAWSESRQSPQIETSVVQLPRPTISSSGAISGSGPSASAGASADAGENEGEQAELMTMLVKQSRKRLRKLDDGTVIEESQETTFVEKRTVWGPKFDKEKISQPQGKQEENMDVDL is encoded by the exons ATGAGCGAGGAAATAGGACAAAGAGAAGCAGCCGATTCTCCTCAAGATACGGCCGTGAAGACACCTCCGGAGCCTTGTCCATTATGTCGAGAAACTGGTCCTCCTCAACCCCCTTCTATCACAGAAGAGGGCAAGACAAACGATGACATTGACCTTGTATGGATCGCGTGTAACAAATGCAATGAGTGGTATCACTCGGCTTGTTTGTTCCTTGGCGGtgagaagtggagagagACGATACCCAAAGAGATTATTTCGACAGTCCAGACGAACTTCGGTGACGAAGGGGCCTGGACGAATTGGGTTGAGTGGATAGGAAAGTG GTATTGTGCTCCTTGTTTAGCTCGCGCAACTTCACCTTCGAACCCTCGTCCCCCTCGGCATCCCCTAGTTGCCACCATGAAGCGAGCATCAATTCAACTAAAAGACATCGATCAAGCTGGAAAGCCTCTCAAAAGGTCTGCAACTATCTCAGCTCTTCCACTGAGGTCCAATATCAAGCGACCTCGCACTAGTACAAAAGATCAGGAAGCAGTGTCGCCTGATATTGAGATGAAAAACGAGAGAGAGCAACAAGGGAGGAGTACTGTAGGGACGCCTGGTTCAGATGCTCCTCAAGGCCGACCGAAAAGAAAGACTGCCCAGATTGATTATCGCAACCTGAACAACTCGATCGCTACGCCTACTCATCAGTGGTTGGAGTTGATTGCCGATCCTGAGAAGTATGGGCGGACAATATTGGACG CCAAttacccttctcttcctggaAAACTTTTGACGCGTGCTTGGCTTGAGTCACAACCTTTACCGGGGCAACCTTCCTCTATCTCACCTAATCAACCACCAACTCGATTCTGGGGCCCCAATAGGGAGCCGCTCATTGTCAGACCGGAAGATGGCGGGTTCTCAAGTCTGGGAGGGCATTTACCACCAAAAGACTTGACCGTTCAGGATGTTGCTAATCTGGTCGGTCCAGATCGAATGGTAGACGTGATTG ACGTCTCTTCTCAGCACTCTTCACCATGGACCCTTCAAAAGTGGGCCGAGTACATTCAGTCATCTGCCGGAAACACAAACACTCGCAACCCCAAGGTCTacaacatcatctcccttgAAATATCTGGTACAGAATTAGCCAAAAAGGTGAAGCCGCCCAAAATCGTCAGAGAGATTGACTGGGTGGATAATTTTTGGAGGTTCAGTGGAGGAGCCGGAGGGAAGGatgtgaaggaaaaggggaggGAGAATCATagcagagaaggaagtgaaATGGAAAAGGACGGAAGGCATTTACCCGAAGGGGATACTGCGGAGGGTGACTTTGGAGAAAATCTTGAAGATctgaaagagaaagcaaaCGCGCCTTATCCCAAAGTTCAACTTTATTGCCTC ATGGGTATGAAGGGCGCGTGGACA GACTGGCACGTCGATTTTGCCGCAAGCTCTGTATATTACACGATCCATTCAGGCGCAAAG gtcttctttttcatcaaACCTACTGAACAAAACCTCAAAGCCTATGCCGAGT GGTCAGGTTCCTACGAGAAACAGCAAGATACATGGTTAGGCGACATGGTTGATGAAGTTCGAAAGGTCGAACTACACGCTGGTGATACGAT GATAATACCGACAGGTTACATTCACGCCGTTTATACACCCATGGACTCTATCGTCTTTGGGGGTAACTTCCTGCATTCATATAACGTTGATACTC AACTGCAACTACGTCAGATTGAGATTGATACTAAAGTCCCTCAGAGATTCCGTTTCCCTATGTTTGACCG ATTGTGCTGGTATGTTGCGGACAAATATTGTAGCGATCTCCGTCATCTCCGTGCCTACCGCCCTCGAGCATCCACGATTCCGAAACCACCACATTTCCGTGTCCTGCAATGTCTCTCCTATCTTGCAAACTTTCTCGTCTCCCAAACGGAAATTTTCGATGACCCCGAGGCGGAAGATAAAGCTCGGAAACTGGTACACGATAGGATACCGGGGGATATCGTCAAAGATCCCGAAGGGTTAGCAAGGGAGTTGAAAtggagggtggaaagggagTTGGCAGCGTTGGGTTTGTTAGGGGGCGAGGCGTCCGGTGTCGGAGCGGAAGAGCCCAAGTTCAATGGGGACATGAATGGGAGCGGTAAGATCAAGGGGAAGGATGTCcacaggaagaaggatcggTTGAGTAAAGTATTCGATAGGAAGGCAGCATCTCGGACGTGGGATTTCCACCCTCC AGCATGGTCGGAAAGCAGACAATCCCCGCAAATAGAAACATCAGTCGTCCAGTTACCACGTCCCACcatatcttcttccggaGCTATTTCAGGTTCTGGTCCTAGTGCTAGCGCGGGTGCGAGTGCGGATGCAGGTGAAAACGAAGGCGAACAAGCAGAATTGATGACAATGCTCGTGAAGCAGAGTCGTAAACGCTTGCGAAAACTGGACGATGGTACGGTTATTGAAGAGAGTCAAGAAACTACCtttgtggagaagaggacggtTTGGGGACCGAAGTTCgacaaagagaagatatCCCAACCGCAAGggaaacaagaagagaatatGGATGTTGACCTTTGA